From Ramlibacter agri, a single genomic window includes:
- the cphA gene encoding cyanophycin synthetase, whose translation MSRKNDIRLLRINYLRGPNLWTYRPVLEVWLDLGELEDWPSNLLPGFADRLTAMLPALIEHHCGVGERGGFLQRLQEGTWSGHVLEHVVIELLNLAGMPTGFGQTRSTSQNGVYRMVFRARDEKVARSALAQGHRLLMAAINEEPFDVAAAVAAVREQVDDSYLGPSTAAIVAAATDRGIPHIRLNDGNLVQLGHGARQRRIWTAETDRTSAIAQGIARDKDLTKRLIAGCGVPVPEGRAAGTPAEAWEAAQDIGLPVVVKPSDGNHGRGVMLDLRTQADVEAAFEVAARHGSEVLVERHIAGDEHRLLVLGGKVVAAARGETAWVNGDGRSSVRQLVDAQINTDPRRGLTEDHPLNRLVLEEDDAILGDLARQGLTPDAVPEAGRKVLIQRNGNVAIDCTDQVHPEVKHVVALAARIVGLDIAGVDLVAQDISRPLHEQGGAIVEVNAGPGLLAHLKPAIGTPRPVGRDIVDSLFPADNGQEHPGRIPVVGITGTRDTARIARRVAWLGHLLGRRVGVACADGLYLDRRCLSAGDARRWDVSHRLLVNRNVQAAVFENDARTILRDGLPYDRCTVGVVTDFDGIEALAEFDVQSPEQLAKVLRTQVDVVLDNGVAVLNAADARVAALGAFCDGEVILYAADPQAPALVAHRGNGARGGRAVFLRDGRPVLATGGAETRLAPLARLARGGLAAETLLVVIAAAWALGIAPDLILAGIETFDAHNAPSPQAA comes from the coding sequence ATGAGCAGGAAGAACGACATCCGCCTGCTGCGCATCAACTACCTGCGCGGCCCCAATCTGTGGACCTACCGGCCCGTGCTGGAGGTCTGGCTGGACCTCGGCGAGCTGGAGGACTGGCCGTCGAACCTGCTGCCCGGGTTCGCCGACCGCCTGACGGCCATGCTGCCGGCGCTGATCGAGCACCACTGCGGCGTCGGCGAGCGCGGCGGCTTCCTGCAGCGCCTGCAGGAAGGCACCTGGTCCGGCCACGTGCTGGAGCACGTGGTGATCGAGCTGCTGAACCTGGCCGGCATGCCCACCGGCTTCGGCCAGACGCGCAGCACCTCGCAGAACGGCGTCTACCGCATGGTGTTCCGCGCCCGCGACGAGAAGGTCGCCCGCAGCGCCCTGGCGCAAGGCCACCGGCTGCTGATGGCGGCAATCAATGAAGAGCCTTTCGACGTCGCGGCCGCGGTCGCCGCGGTGCGCGAGCAGGTCGACGACTCCTACCTCGGCCCCAGCACCGCCGCCATCGTGGCGGCGGCGACCGACCGGGGCATCCCGCACATCCGCCTGAACGACGGCAACCTGGTGCAGCTGGGCCACGGGGCCCGCCAGCGCCGTATCTGGACCGCCGAGACCGACCGCACCAGCGCCATCGCCCAGGGCATCGCCCGCGACAAGGACCTCACCAAGCGCCTGATCGCCGGCTGCGGCGTGCCGGTGCCGGAAGGCCGGGCCGCCGGGACGCCGGCCGAGGCCTGGGAGGCCGCGCAGGACATCGGCCTGCCGGTGGTCGTCAAGCCCAGCGACGGCAACCATGGCCGCGGCGTCATGCTGGACCTGCGCACGCAGGCGGACGTCGAAGCGGCCTTCGAAGTCGCCGCCCGCCATGGCAGCGAGGTGCTGGTCGAACGCCATATCGCCGGCGACGAGCACCGGCTGCTGGTGCTGGGTGGCAAGGTGGTGGCCGCCGCGCGTGGCGAGACGGCCTGGGTCAACGGCGACGGCCGGTCCAGCGTGCGCCAGCTGGTCGACGCGCAGATCAATACCGACCCGCGCCGCGGCCTCACCGAGGACCACCCGCTGAACCGCCTGGTGCTCGAAGAAGATGACGCCATCCTGGGCGACCTGGCCCGGCAGGGCCTCACGCCCGACGCGGTTCCCGAAGCCGGCCGGAAGGTGCTGATCCAGCGCAATGGCAACGTCGCCATCGACTGCACCGACCAGGTCCACCCCGAGGTGAAGCACGTGGTCGCCCTGGCCGCCCGCATCGTCGGCCTGGACATTGCCGGCGTCGACCTGGTGGCGCAGGACATCAGCCGCCCGCTGCACGAACAAGGCGGCGCCATCGTCGAAGTCAATGCCGGTCCGGGCCTGCTCGCGCACCTGAAGCCGGCGATCGGCACGCCGCGCCCCGTGGGGCGGGACATCGTCGATTCGCTGTTCCCGGCGGACAACGGCCAGGAGCATCCCGGCCGCATCCCCGTCGTCGGCATCACCGGCACGCGCGACACCGCCCGCATCGCGCGGCGGGTCGCCTGGCTCGGCCACCTGCTGGGCCGGCGCGTGGGCGTCGCCTGCGCCGACGGCCTTTACCTCGACCGCCGCTGCCTGTCGGCCGGCGATGCGCGGCGCTGGGACGTGTCGCATCGGCTCCTGGTCAACCGCAACGTCCAGGCCGCGGTGTTCGAGAACGACGCCCGCACCATCCTGCGCGACGGCCTGCCCTACGACCGCTGCACGGTGGGCGTGGTCACCGACTTCGACGGCATCGAAGCGCTGGCCGAGTTCGACGTGCAGTCCCCCGAGCAGTTGGCCAAGGTGCTGCGCACCCAGGTCGACGTGGTGCTGGACAACGGCGTCGCGGTGCTGAACGCGGCCGATGCGCGCGTCGCCGCGCTCGGCGCCTTCTGCGACGGCGAGGTGATCCTCTACGCGGCCGATCCGCAGGCGCCCGCGCTCGTCGCGCACCGCGGCAACGGCGCGCGCGGCGGCCGCGCCGTCTTCCTGCGCGACGGCCGCCCGGTGCTGGCCACCGGCGGCGCCGAGACGCGGCTCGCCCCGCTGGCGCGCCTGGCGCGCGGCGGCCTCGCCGCCGAAACGCTGCTCGTGGTGATCGCCGCCGCCTGGGCGCTGGGCATCGCGCCCGACCTGATCCTCGCCGGCATCGAGACCTTCGACGCCCACAACGCCCCCTCCCCGCAGGCCGCCTGA
- the rpmI gene encoding 50S ribosomal protein L35, with translation MPKMKTKSGAKKRFRVRPGGTVKRGQAFKRHILTKKTTKNKRHLRGAVAVHETNMGHMAQMLPFAGL, from the coding sequence ATGCCCAAGATGAAGACCAAGAGCGGCGCGAAGAAGCGTTTCCGCGTTCGTCCCGGTGGGACGGTCAAGCGCGGCCAGGCTTTCAAGCGCCACATCCTGACCAAGAAGACCACCAAGAACAAGCGTCACCTGCGCGGTGCCGTGGCCGTCCACGAGACGAACATGGGCCACATGGCGCAGATGCTGCCGTTCGCCGGCCTGTAA
- the rplT gene encoding 50S ribosomal protein L20, whose protein sequence is MPRVKRGVTARARHKKVLALAKGFRGRRGNVFRIAKEAVMKAGQYAYRDRRAKKRVFRQLWIARINAAARSNGLTYSQFANGIRKAGIEIDRKVLADIAYHDPAAFAGIVEQVKAKLAA, encoded by the coding sequence ATGCCTCGCGTCAAACGTGGTGTAACGGCTCGCGCCCGTCACAAGAAGGTCCTCGCCCTCGCCAAGGGCTTCCGCGGCCGCCGCGGCAACGTCTTCCGCATCGCCAAAGAAGCGGTGATGAAGGCGGGGCAGTATGCCTACCGCGACCGTCGCGCCAAGAAGCGCGTCTTCCGCCAGCTGTGGATCGCCCGTATCAACGCCGCCGCGCGTTCGAACGGCCTGACCTACAGCCAGTTCGCCAACGGGATCCGCAAGGCCGGTATCGAGATCGACCGCAAGGTCCTGGCCGATATCGCCTATCACGACCCCGCGGCGTTTGCCGGCATCGTGGAGCAAGTCAAGGCCAAGCTGGCTGCTTGA
- the cphA gene encoding cyanophycin synthetase has translation MEISRIRALRGPNLWSRHTAIEAVVSCEASEIAVTDRPGFEARLRTLFPGLGLFRLTGPVSLARVLETAALSLQEEAGCPVSFSRTFATVEPGIYQVVVEYSEEAVGRLAFELAQQLIAATMDADASFDADAAVARLREADEDVRLGPSTGSIVQAAAARGIPWRRLTDGSLVQFGWGKHQRRIWAAEVDQTSAVSESIAQDKDLTKQLLHAAGVPVPLGRPVADEADAWAAALEVGLPVVVKPRDGNQGKGITVNVTTCEAIEQAYKSALKVGEVMVERYLPGSDYRLLVVGDQLVAAARREPPLVLGDGELTVAELVAKVNADPRRGDGHATSLTKIRIDDIAIALLAGQGLTTRSVPARGQRVLMRNNANLSTGGTATDVTDEVHPEVAERAIAAAQMVGLHVCGVDMVCESVLKPLEEQSGGIVEVNAAPGLRMHLSPSYGKPRNVGEAIVNHLYEPGEDGRIPVVAVTGTNGKTTTARLIAHLFASSGLVVGMTNTDGVYVDGRQIDSGDCSGPKSARSVLMHPDVEAAVFETARGGILREGLGFDHCRVAVVTNVGEGDHLGLNYITTVEDLAVLKRVIVQNVTPKEGYAVLNAADPIVAAMADTCPGKVIYFAADRHHGAMTEHRAMGGRTVYVDSALDGGSVVAAEGNYREHVPLADVPITRNGTIAFQVENVMAAVAAAWGAGLKWDAIRGGLASFVNDAHNAPGRFNVMDYKGATVIADYGHNPDAMRALVAAVDAMPARRRSVVISGAGDRRDQDIRDQTVILGAAFDDVLLYQDAAQRGRGDGEVMALLREGLQGASRTRHVEEIRGEFIAIDAALARLEPGDLCLVLVDQVEEALAHLARRVAGG, from the coding sequence ATGGAAATCTCCCGCATCCGCGCGCTGCGCGGGCCCAACCTGTGGAGCCGGCACACGGCCATCGAGGCCGTCGTCTCGTGCGAGGCCAGCGAGATCGCGGTGACCGACCGCCCCGGCTTCGAGGCCCGGCTGCGCACCCTCTTCCCGGGCCTGGGCCTGTTTCGCCTCACCGGCCCGGTGTCCCTGGCGCGCGTGCTCGAGACCGCCGCGCTCTCGCTGCAGGAGGAAGCCGGCTGCCCGGTTTCCTTCAGCCGCACCTTTGCGACGGTCGAGCCCGGCATCTACCAGGTCGTCGTCGAATACAGCGAGGAAGCGGTCGGCCGCCTGGCTTTCGAGCTCGCGCAACAGCTGATCGCGGCCACGATGGATGCCGACGCCAGCTTTGACGCCGATGCCGCGGTCGCCCGCTTGCGCGAGGCCGACGAGGACGTGCGCCTGGGTCCCAGCACCGGCTCGATCGTGCAGGCCGCGGCGGCGCGCGGCATCCCGTGGCGGCGCCTCACCGACGGCAGCCTGGTGCAGTTCGGCTGGGGCAAGCACCAGCGCCGCATCTGGGCCGCCGAGGTCGACCAGACCAGCGCCGTGTCGGAGTCGATCGCGCAGGACAAGGACCTGACCAAGCAGCTGCTGCACGCCGCCGGCGTGCCGGTGCCCCTCGGCCGGCCGGTGGCCGACGAGGCCGACGCCTGGGCCGCCGCGCTCGAGGTGGGCCTGCCGGTGGTGGTGAAGCCCCGCGACGGCAACCAGGGCAAGGGCATCACCGTCAACGTCACCACCTGCGAGGCCATAGAGCAGGCCTACAAGTCCGCGCTGAAGGTCGGCGAAGTGATGGTGGAACGCTACCTGCCCGGCAGCGACTACCGCCTGCTGGTGGTCGGCGACCAGCTGGTCGCCGCCGCGCGGCGCGAGCCGCCGCTGGTGCTGGGCGACGGCGAGCTGACCGTGGCCGAACTCGTGGCCAAGGTCAATGCCGATCCGCGCCGCGGCGACGGCCATGCGACCTCGCTGACCAAGATCCGCATCGACGACATCGCCATCGCGCTGCTCGCCGGGCAGGGCCTCACGACCCGCAGCGTGCCGGCGCGCGGCCAGCGCGTGCTGATGCGCAACAACGCGAACCTGTCCACCGGCGGCACCGCCACCGACGTGACCGACGAGGTCCATCCCGAAGTGGCCGAACGCGCGATCGCCGCGGCGCAGATGGTGGGCCTGCACGTGTGCGGCGTCGACATGGTGTGCGAAAGCGTGCTGAAGCCGCTGGAAGAACAGAGCGGCGGCATCGTCGAGGTGAACGCCGCGCCGGGGCTGCGCATGCACCTGTCGCCCTCCTACGGCAAGCCGCGCAACGTCGGCGAGGCCATCGTCAACCACCTGTACGAGCCCGGCGAGGACGGCCGCATCCCGGTGGTCGCGGTCACCGGCACCAACGGCAAGACGACGACGGCGCGCCTGATCGCCCACCTGTTCGCCAGCAGCGGACTGGTGGTGGGCATGACCAACACCGACGGCGTCTACGTCGACGGCCGCCAGATCGATTCCGGCGACTGCAGCGGCCCGAAGAGCGCGCGCAGCGTGCTGATGCATCCCGACGTCGAAGCGGCGGTGTTCGAGACGGCGCGCGGCGGCATCCTGCGCGAAGGCCTGGGCTTCGACCACTGCCGGGTGGCGGTGGTCACCAACGTGGGCGAAGGCGACCACCTCGGGCTCAACTACATCACGACCGTCGAGGACCTGGCGGTGCTCAAGCGCGTGATCGTGCAGAACGTGACGCCCAAGGAAGGCTATGCCGTGCTGAACGCGGCCGACCCCATCGTCGCCGCCATGGCCGACACCTGCCCGGGCAAGGTGATCTACTTCGCCGCGGACCGCCACCACGGCGCCATGACCGAGCATCGCGCGATGGGCGGGCGCACGGTCTATGTCGATTCCGCGCTGGATGGCGGCTCGGTGGTGGCCGCCGAAGGCAACTACCGCGAACACGTGCCGCTGGCCGACGTGCCGATCACGCGCAACGGCACGATAGCCTTCCAGGTCGAGAACGTGATGGCCGCGGTGGCCGCGGCCTGGGGCGCGGGCCTCAAGTGGGACGCCATCCGTGGCGGCCTGGCCAGCTTCGTCAACGACGCGCACAACGCGCCGGGCCGCTTCAACGTGATGGACTACAAGGGCGCGACCGTCATCGCCGACTATGGCCACAACCCCGACGCGATGCGTGCGCTGGTGGCGGCCGTGGACGCGATGCCGGCCAGGCGGCGCTCGGTGGTGATCAGCGGCGCCGGCGACCGGCGCGACCAGGACATCCGCGACCAGACGGTCATCCTGGGCGCCGCCTTCGACGACGTGCTGCTGTACCAGGACGCCGCCCAGCGCGGGCGCGGCGATGGCGAGGTGATGGCGCTCTTGCGCGAGGGGCTGCAGGGCGCGAGCCGCACCAGGCACGTGGAGGAGATCCGCGGCGAGTTCATCGCCATCGATGCGGCGCTGGCGCGGCTGGAGCCGGGCGATCTTTGCCTGGTCCTGGTCGACCAGGTCGAAGAGGCGCTGGCGCATCTGGCGCGACGCGTGGCCGGAGGCTGA
- the pheT gene encoding phenylalanine--tRNA ligase subunit beta, which translates to MQFPESWLRAYCNPPLSTQAIADVLTMGGLEVEDLHPVAPPFSQVVVGEIKEAVQHPNADRLRVCQVDVGQGALLNIVCGAPNARPGIRVPVALVGAELPPGEDGKPFAIKLGKLRGVESQGMLCSARELKLNDDHGGLLELAADAPIGKNIRAVLNLDDHVFTLKLTPNLAHALSVYGVARELSALTGAPLQVPSFPPVQPANDAKLAVKVSAPDLCGRFSGRVVRNVNTKAKTPQWMVERLAGCGQRSVTALVDISNYVMFEFGRPTHIFDFDKIHGGLDVRWGRKGEQLKLLNGNTIEVDEKVGVIADAREVESLAGIMGGDATAVSDDTRNVYVEAAFWWPEAVQGRSRRYNFSTDAGHRFERGVDPSLTVEHIEYITRLVQDICGGEAGPMDDQVLKQPERKPVQMRVARAAKVIGMPITEAQCVDAFARLQLPAKVDNGVVTVTPPAYRFDLSIEEDLIEEVVRIVGFQNLPTTPPLAPITAKLPPESRRSRFAVRRLLAALGYQETINFSFVEEKWEKDLAGNQDPIQLLNPIASQMSVMRSSLVGSLLQVLKFNLDRKAERVRVFEIGRVFVRDASVQTTDSTVRGVHQPMRVAGLAYGDPSGLQWGSKAGQVDFYDMKGDVQALLSPLQAEFVAAAHPAMHPGRCAAIRVGGKDVGFVGELHPRWRQQWELPHTPLLFELDLDAVTARKVAVFESVPKFQPAERDIAVIVGEQVTHGALMDAIHGAATSGLLRDALLFDVYKPKEAQGGLQPGEKSLAVRLTLARSDATLTDEEIESAVRAVVDRIATQLGGRLRG; encoded by the coding sequence ATGCAATTCCCCGAGTCCTGGCTGCGCGCGTACTGCAACCCGCCGCTGTCCACGCAAGCAATCGCCGACGTCCTGACCATGGGCGGGCTGGAGGTGGAAGACCTGCACCCCGTCGCGCCGCCTTTCAGCCAGGTGGTGGTGGGCGAGATCAAGGAAGCCGTGCAGCACCCCAACGCCGACCGCCTGCGCGTGTGCCAGGTCGATGTGGGGCAGGGCGCGCTGCTGAACATCGTCTGCGGCGCGCCCAACGCGCGCCCCGGCATCCGCGTGCCGGTCGCCCTGGTGGGCGCCGAACTGCCCCCGGGCGAGGACGGCAAGCCGTTCGCCATCAAGCTGGGCAAGCTGCGCGGCGTCGAGAGCCAGGGCATGCTGTGCTCGGCCCGCGAGCTGAAGCTGAATGACGATCACGGCGGCCTGCTGGAGCTGGCCGCTGACGCGCCGATCGGCAAGAACATCCGCGCGGTGCTCAATTTGGACGACCACGTCTTCACCTTGAAGCTCACGCCCAACCTGGCGCATGCGCTGTCGGTGTACGGCGTGGCGCGCGAGCTGTCGGCGCTGACCGGCGCGCCGCTGCAGGTGCCGAGCTTCCCGCCCGTGCAGCCTGCCAACGACGCCAAGCTGGCCGTCAAGGTGAGCGCGCCCGACCTCTGCGGAAGATTCAGCGGCCGGGTGGTCCGCAACGTGAACACCAAGGCGAAGACGCCGCAGTGGATGGTGGAACGCCTGGCCGGCTGCGGCCAGCGCAGCGTCACCGCGCTGGTGGACATCTCCAACTACGTGATGTTCGAGTTCGGCCGGCCGACGCACATCTTCGACTTCGACAAGATCCACGGCGGCCTGGACGTGCGTTGGGGCCGCAAGGGCGAGCAGCTGAAGCTCCTGAACGGCAACACGATCGAGGTGGACGAGAAGGTGGGCGTGATCGCCGACGCCAGGGAAGTCGAGTCGCTGGCCGGCATCATGGGTGGCGACGCCACGGCCGTCAGCGACGACACGCGGAACGTCTACGTCGAGGCCGCCTTCTGGTGGCCGGAAGCGGTGCAGGGGCGCTCCCGCCGCTACAACTTCTCCACCGACGCCGGCCACCGCTTCGAGCGCGGCGTGGACCCGAGCCTGACGGTGGAGCACATCGAGTACATCACGCGCCTGGTCCAGGACATCTGCGGCGGCGAGGCCGGCCCGATGGACGACCAGGTGCTGAAGCAGCCGGAGCGCAAGCCGGTGCAGATGCGCGTGGCGCGCGCGGCCAAGGTGATCGGCATGCCCATCACCGAAGCCCAGTGCGTGGACGCCTTCGCGCGCCTGCAACTGCCCGCCAAGGTGGACAACGGCGTCGTCACCGTGACGCCGCCGGCGTACCGCTTCGATCTTTCCATCGAGGAAGACCTGATCGAGGAGGTGGTGCGCATCGTCGGCTTCCAGAACCTGCCGACCACGCCGCCGCTGGCGCCGATCACGGCCAAGCTGCCGCCGGAGTCGCGCCGCAGCCGCTTCGCGGTGCGCCGGCTGCTGGCCGCGCTGGGCTACCAGGAGACCATCAACTTCTCCTTCGTCGAGGAGAAGTGGGAAAAGGACCTGGCCGGCAACCAGGATCCGATCCAGCTGCTGAACCCGATCGCCAGCCAGATGAGCGTGATGCGCTCGTCGCTCGTCGGCTCGCTGCTGCAGGTGCTGAAGTTCAACCTGGACCGCAAGGCGGAGCGCGTGCGCGTGTTCGAGATCGGCCGCGTGTTCGTGCGCGACGCTTCCGTCCAGACCACCGACAGCACCGTGCGCGGCGTGCACCAGCCGATGCGCGTGGCGGGCCTGGCCTACGGCGACCCGTCCGGGCTGCAGTGGGGCAGCAAGGCGGGCCAGGTCGACTTCTACGACATGAAGGGCGACGTGCAGGCGCTGCTGTCGCCGCTGCAGGCGGAGTTCGTGGCGGCGGCGCATCCGGCCATGCACCCGGGCCGCTGCGCGGCGATCCGCGTGGGCGGCAAGGACGTCGGCTTCGTCGGTGAACTGCACCCGCGCTGGCGCCAGCAATGGGAGCTGCCGCACACGCCGCTGCTGTTCGAGCTGGACCTCGACGCCGTGACGGCGCGCAAGGTCGCGGTTTTCGAGTCCGTGCCCAAGTTCCAGCCGGCCGAGCGCGACATCGCCGTGATCGTGGGCGAGCAGGTGACGCATGGCGCCCTGATGGACGCCATCCACGGCGCCGCCACCAGCGGCTTGCTGCGCGATGCGTTGCTGTTCGACGTCTACAAGCCGAAGGAAGCCCAGGGCGGCCTGCAGCCGGGCGAGAAAAGCCTGGCCGTGCGCTTGACGCTCGCGCGCAGCGACGCGACACTGACCGATGAGGAGATCGAGTCGGCCGTGCGGGCGGTGGTGGACCGCATTGCCACGCAGCTGGGCGGCCGTCTCAGGGGGTGA
- the pheS gene encoding phenylalanine--tRNA ligase subunit alpha encodes MSTELEAIVASARAAFAQAAAPAELENAKAQYVGKSGRITELMKGLAALSVEEKKSRGAAINQAKQAIEAALNERRQALADAELEAQLKAEALDVSLPGRVREPGGLHPVSLTLERIEQIFASMGFDVADGPEVESDWHSFTSLNNPPNHPARSMQDTFYVDINGDDGIPYNLRPHTSPMQVRYAHQHIKRYASGVKRGEPMPEIRVIAPGRTYRVDSDATHSPMFHQCEGLWLGENVSFKDLKVVFTDFCRTFFESDDLALRFRPSFFPFTEPSAEIDIQFQSGPLAGRWLEVAGSGQVHPNVVRNMGLDPEKHIGFAFGMGPDRLTMLRYGVNDLRLFFDGDIRFLRQFR; translated from the coding sequence ATGAGCACTGAACTCGAAGCCATCGTCGCGAGCGCCCGCGCAGCCTTTGCCCAGGCCGCGGCCCCGGCCGAACTCGAAAACGCCAAGGCGCAGTACGTCGGCAAGTCCGGCCGCATCACCGAGCTGATGAAGGGCCTGGCCGCGCTGTCCGTCGAGGAAAAGAAGTCCCGCGGCGCGGCGATCAACCAGGCCAAGCAGGCGATCGAGGCCGCGCTGAACGAGCGCCGCCAGGCGCTGGCCGACGCCGAACTGGAAGCGCAGCTGAAGGCGGAGGCGCTGGACGTCTCGCTGCCGGGCCGTGTGCGCGAGCCGGGCGGGCTGCACCCCGTGTCGCTGACGCTGGAGCGCATCGAGCAGATCTTCGCCAGCATGGGCTTCGACGTGGCCGACGGCCCCGAAGTCGAAAGCGATTGGCACAGCTTCACGTCCCTGAACAACCCGCCCAACCACCCGGCGCGATCGATGCAGGACACCTTCTACGTCGACATCAACGGCGACGACGGCATCCCGTACAACCTGCGGCCGCACACCAGCCCGATGCAGGTGCGCTATGCCCACCAGCACATCAAGCGCTACGCTTCAGGCGTGAAGCGCGGCGAGCCCATGCCCGAGATCCGCGTCATCGCCCCGGGTCGCACCTATCGCGTGGACAGCGACGCCACCCACTCGCCGATGTTCCACCAGTGCGAAGGCCTGTGGCTGGGCGAGAACGTCAGCTTCAAGGACCTGAAGGTCGTCTTCACCGACTTCTGCCGCACCTTCTTCGAGAGCGACGACCTGGCGCTGCGCTTCCGCCCCAGCTTCTTCCCGTTCACGGAGCCGTCCGCCGAGATCGACATCCAGTTCCAGAGCGGCCCGCTGGCCGGCCGCTGGCTGGAAGTGGCCGGCTCCGGCCAGGTGCACCCGAACGTGGTGCGCAACATGGGGCTGGACCCCGAAAAGCACATCGGCTTCGCCTTCGGCATGGGCCCGGACCGCCTGACCATGCTGCGCTACGGCGTGAACGACCTGCGCCTGTTCTTCGACGGCGACATCCGTTTCCTGCGCCAGTTCCGCTGA
- a CDS encoding MerR family transcriptional regulator, giving the protein MEKSLPAIPAKRYFTIGEVSELCGVKPHVLRYWEQEFTQLRPMKRRGNRRYYQHHEVLMIRRIRDLLYDQGFTISGARNKLQEIVQGERDKRRAGEVMLDGVDVIEVEDSQLDSSFGDSVLLEEVERDAMSQKLEFVRRELFEIRDLLGSTH; this is encoded by the coding sequence ATGGAGAAATCCCTCCCGGCAATCCCGGCCAAGCGCTACTTCACCATCGGTGAGGTCAGCGAGCTGTGTGGCGTCAAGCCCCACGTGCTACGGTATTGGGAGCAGGAGTTCACGCAGCTGCGGCCCATGAAGCGGCGCGGCAACCGGCGCTATTACCAGCACCACGAGGTGCTGATGATCCGCCGCATCCGCGACCTGCTGTACGACCAGGGTTTCACGATCAGCGGCGCGCGCAACAAGTTGCAGGAAATCGTGCAGGGCGAGCGCGACAAGCGCCGCGCCGGCGAGGTCATGCTCGATGGCGTCGACGTGATCGAAGTCGAGGACTCGCAGCTCGATAGCAGCTTCGGCGACTCCGTGCTGCTGGAAGAAGTCGAACGCGACGCCATGTCACAGAAGCTGGAATTCGTGCGGCGCGAGCTGTTCGAGATCCGCGACCTGCTCGGATCGACCCACTGA
- a CDS encoding integration host factor subunit alpha: MTTTSPQKEEDPMEFAVESLETPALTKAQLAELLFEQIGLNKRESKDMIDAFFDLIAASLVDGQDVKISGFGNFQIRTKAPRPGRNPRTGEAIPIEARRVVTFHASHKLKEQIQGISAAAAADER; the protein is encoded by the coding sequence CTGACAACAACAAGCCCGCAGAAGGAAGAGGATCCCATGGAGTTTGCCGTCGAGAGCCTGGAAACGCCCGCGTTGACCAAGGCCCAGCTGGCGGAGCTGTTGTTCGAGCAGATCGGGCTGAACAAGCGCGAGTCGAAGGACATGATCGATGCCTTCTTCGACCTCATCGCGGCCAGCCTGGTCGACGGCCAGGACGTCAAGATCTCGGGCTTCGGCAACTTCCAGATCCGCACCAAGGCGCCGCGGCCGGGCCGCAACCCGCGCACCGGCGAGGCGATCCCCATCGAAGCGCGGCGCGTGGTGACCTTCCACGCCAGCCACAAGCTCAAGGAACAGATCCAGGGGATCTCGGCCGCCGCTGCGGCCGATGAGCGTTGA
- the infC gene encoding translation initiation factor IF-3 codes for MKTIATEFRDRRQREERKHRLNREIMAPEVRLSGPNNEPLGIVPIQEALRMAGELDVDLVEIAATASPPVCRLVDYGKFKYVEQKKAAEAKSKQKVIEVKEIKFRPGTDDGDYNIKLRNIRRFLEEGDKCKITLRFRGREITHQEIGMALLQRLRDDLADTIVVEQFPKLEGRQMIMMIAPGKRKTVAKPAEAAAAPATTA; via the coding sequence CTGAAGACCATCGCTACTGAATTTCGTGACCGCCGCCAGCGCGAGGAACGCAAGCACCGCCTGAACCGGGAAATCATGGCCCCGGAGGTCCGCCTCAGCGGGCCGAACAACGAGCCCCTGGGGATCGTGCCCATCCAGGAAGCCCTGCGGATGGCGGGTGAGCTGGACGTAGACCTGGTTGAAATTGCCGCTACTGCGAGCCCGCCCGTGTGCCGGCTCGTGGACTATGGCAAGTTCAAGTACGTGGAGCAGAAGAAGGCGGCCGAAGCGAAGTCCAAGCAGAAGGTCATCGAGGTCAAGGAAATCAAGTTCCGGCCGGGCACGGATGACGGCGACTACAACATCAAGTTGCGCAACATCCGCCGCTTCCTGGAGGAAGGCGACAAGTGCAAGATCACGCTGCGCTTCCGCGGCCGCGAGATCACGCACCAGGAAATCGGCATGGCGCTGCTGCAGCGCCTGCGGGACGACCTCGCCGACACCATCGTCGTCGAGCAGTTCCCCAAGCTGGAAGGCCGGCAGATGATCATGATGATCGCGCCGGGCAAGAGGAAGACGGTCGCCAAGCCGGCGGAAGCTGCCGCCGCTCCGGCGACGACGGCTTAA